The window CAACGCCGCCTACAGCAATGGTGGTTTCCCCTCTGCTCCCGTGCCCGATACAAAGCTCGCTGTAAACTGTTTTCGGAAGGAGTTGAGCTTAGTGATGCTTAGGATTTTAGTTTGTGCCTTACAAGTAGGTTTCAAGTGTGATAGATAATTTTACTGTTTAAATGTTTGATGACATGAGTTGATGCCTTTACATGCAAACTGGCATAACATTGGCATACCTTTGAGAAATTCTAGAAATAATACTGGATTTACATATATAAAAAGTATGGACAAAATCAGTCTGCAAGCAGTTCTTGATTTTCCGCAGTCTTTGTTTCCGTTTATGTTTAAGGAACGGTACAAACTAATGCAGTCTCGGACTTTCTGACTTGGCTTTGACAGATTATGTGAGGGTGGTGAGTTGCTTGACCACATATTAGCCAAGTAAGAACTACGAGAATCCTTGACTTTTTTCCCACAACTCTTACCTTTATCACATTTTTTTATAACTTGTTTCCATGCTGGTAACCTATGAGTTATACTATGGTTTCTTAGATGCGCTACTGGGCTTAAATGTTGAAATTTCATGGTTCAGTTAGGTGCAATTTTCGACCAACGTTTTGTCACTCTATGGCGAATatttcttatttatttatttatagtTTTAATATTTTGATTTTCTTATTACGAGCAAAATATGCAGCAATGATTTATATGCTGAAGATTTCCCTTTTGAAGGCTAGTATTTTGGAATATTGGAGCTACTGTTGATATTTATTTCTTACGTTGTGATTCCTCATCCTAGATAAAATAAAGATTGAGAAGCTGAGCTATCACACATAGTGTGCTTGACCGTAGGCTGTAATTTTGTATGGATATATGTTACATTATTACTCCTTCAAGTTGAAACCAATTCTGCATGCACACGTTTGAATTGATTTCCACGTTTCCTTCAAAATCATCGAGTAAAATGTCAAATATATCACAAAAATTGCGCAGATATCTTTCTCAAGGTATGAGAAAAGTATCTACTCAGCAGAACAGCACATTGTACGCGATAAGATGTAAACATAGATGTAGACTGATGTGCCAAACTATTATCATGCCCAACATAACGTTACTGCCTGATAGTTCTTTTTACAGACCATAGAATGCTGAAGTCCGTGCATGATTCTGGTATGTGGAACAGAATGTTCATTGACCTTACCTGATTGCATGTGCCTGGGTTAAAACTACCATTCCTCTGGTAGTTCCAATTCGATCACAGTATGGGTTGTGGTTGAACATGCATAGAGGGCTGCTCATTTCTAAATTCATCGGCTACGTGTTTATGATCGATATTGTATTAATATGTCACTAGAAGGTGTAGTTTAGGAGAGATCAACATGATTGTATTCATCGGAGGTGTCGACTATATATACAGAAGTCCTAGCCAAGTTCTATCTCTATGCCATGGTTTAAACACCACAAGGAAATATACATGGAAGGAAACGGTGGCCGGACTAGCTCTTGGGTAGGAAACCTATCAGAATACAATGCATGATATTATTTCTTCTTACACCCCCACCCAGTCGAAGCGTCGTCGTTGATGATGCCGAGACTGGAACGAAAGCGTTGAAAACTTGCTGTTGGTAGTCCTTTGGTCATGATGTCCGCGAGTTGATCAGTGGTAGGAACAGGAACATGAACTACTCGAAACTGTCCAAGAGCAACCTTCTCACGCACAAAGTGAATGTCGAGCTCAATATGCTTTGTACAACGATGATGCACTGGATTGACGGACAAATAAATTGCGGAGACATTGTCACAGAAGACAACGGTAGCTTTGTTGATGGGGCAGTGTAGTTCTCCGAGAAGTTGCCGTAGCCAGCAACATTCAGCGACCGTGTTCGCAAGAGAACGATACTCAACTTCAGCACTTGACCGGGAGACCGTTGGTTGTCGCTTGGAGGACCACGACACAAGACTATCGCCAAGATAGATACAAAAACCAGAGGTCGACCTGCGGGTGTCGGGGTAGCCAACCCAGTCAGTGTCTGAGTATGCCGCAAGCTCGGTAGAGGAAGAACCACGCATGACCAAACCATGAGACGTCATGCCACGGATGTAGCGCAAAAGTCTTTTGATGAGAGCCCAGTGAACGTCCTTCGGTGCATGCATGTGAAGACATATCTGGCCAACAGCATAGGAAATATCCGGACGCGTCAATGTGAGGTATTGCAAAGCACCTACGATGCTACGGTAAAACGTTGCATCATGATAATCCTTGCCGGCAGAAGCAGGAGACCTTGCCGGCAGAAGCAGGAGACCTTGGGCTTCGTGTCAACCGGCGTGGCAGCGGGTGTGCAATTAGACATAGCTGCACGTTCCAAGAGTTCTTCGGCATATCTCTCTTGTGACAAGAAGAAACCAGAGGCTGTCCGACGCACATGAACTCCAAGGAAAAAATTCAGAGGACCAAGATCCTTCATCTTGAATTCAGCctgaagttgtatgatgatggaCCGAAGGAATGCTGGTGAGGACATAGTCAGGACAATATCATCGACATATAGCAGCAAATATGTAGTTTCGGATGCTCGACGGAGAACAAAGAGAGAGCTATCCAAAGTGGTGATGGTGAACCCAATGCGTCGAAGAAAAGTACCAATCCGAGTGTACCAAGCCCGGGGCGCCTGCCGAAGACCATAAAAGACTTTGCGAGCGGACAAACATGATCCGGGTGAGCACGGTCGATGAAACCAGTCGGTTGCTGAGAgtaaacacgctcaacaaggacGCCATTGAGGAAAGCGTTGCTGACATCAAGCTGGTGGACTGGCCATCGCCGTGAGGAAGCAAGGTGCAGAACGGTGCGGACGGTTGCAGGCTTGACAACAAGGCTAAAAGTCTCACCAAAATCAACTCTGGGGCGTTGAGTAAATCCATGGACAACCCAGCGAGCTTTGTATCAGTCCATGGCACCATCTTCATGAAACTTGTGACGAAACACCCATTTACAGGTGACCACATGAGCACCGGGAGGACGGGGAACAAGAGTCCAAGTCCGGTTGGCTGTAAGAGCGGCGAATTCCTCTGTCATAGCGGCAAGCCAATGAGGATCACGAAGAGCCTGACGGACCAAACAGGGCAATGGTGATGGCGAAGTTTCAGTGCTAGCAAAAGCAACATAGTCCCGGGCGTACTTCTGATTCGGCAGTAACTTGCCAGCTTGAGCACGGGTCACCATAGAATGCGACGGCTGCCACTCGTCTGAGCATGAGGCGTTCGAGGTAGCGGCACCATCGATGGAGGAGGCCCGCCAAGGTCATGGGAAGGACACGTGGTCCGGCGAGATGGAAGAGACGCCGGGTGCAGAAGAACTTGAAGACGGCGACGACGGTGTCCTGTCGAAGGACGCCGGCGAGCTGGAGGCGTTGGTCCTCGGTGTAGAGGACGGGGCCATGGCAACATGGTATTGTGCCATTGCAGCCGTTTGAAGTGAAGAGCCTGGGGTAGAATCTGCTGCCCCGACAGACGGATTTTCTGTCATGGCAAGGGAATTCGCTGCAGCAGCAGCCGAACCAGTAGCGGCAGTTGGGGATGATGGCGGGGTAGCAGCGACGTTCCCCGCGCCTAAGGAGGATGCAGGGGCGGGCGGGGTGGCCGGGGGCGCTGGTCCCTGTCGGCGACGATCATTGGCTGCCGGAAGGATCACCGGTGACGGCTCGAGAGAGAGGTGTTCCTTGGTGGCGAGGTGCTCGTGTCCCTGAAAGGAACAATTTTCTTGTCGAAATAAACATGACGCGACGTTAGTATGCGACGAGTGGAAGGATCATAGCACCAATAGCCATGTTGCTCAGGAGGGTAACCGAGAAAGGTACAAGCGGCTGAGCGGGGAGCAAGCTTATGCTGAGCTGTGGTCGTGAGGCTGGGTTAACAGAGACAGCCAAAAACACGAAGATGCGTATAATCTGGAGGGGAACCAAAGAGAAGTTCGTGCGGGGTTTGGTGATTGCGAGGTTTGCAAGGACGGAGGTTTAAGAGATAAGTAGTAGTGCTCAAGGTTTTTGCCCAAAAACGTGGAGGTAGATGGGCATGAAAGAGCAAAGTGCGAACCGAGTCGTTGAGAGTGCGAAGAATTCATTCAGCACGCCCGTTTTGTTGAGACGTGTATGGACAGGAGAGACGAAAGCGAATGCCATGTTTGGCAAAGAAATCCCAGGTGGCATGATTATCAAACTCGCGTCCATTATCTGTTTGAAAGCTAATGATGGGGCGTTGAAATTGTGTAGCAACATAGGCATGAAAGTTTGTGAAGTGCGAAAAAACTTCGGATTTATGACGCAATGGAAAAGTGGAAACATGGTGGGAAAAATCATCAAGAATGACTAGATAAAATTTATACCCGGATATACTCGGAACAGGAGAGGTCCAAACATCGCAATGAAGAAGTTCAAAAGCACAAGTAGCCCTAGACATCGAAGTTTCAAACGGAAGAAGGACATGTTTGCCTAACCTACAAGCATTACATGTTGTAGAGGGAGATTTATTACACGAGAATTCAAAAGACGCTAGTGTTCTAGACATGGAGTCGCGCCCTGGATGGCCAAGCCGGTGGTGCCATATGTCGGTGGAGGCGGTGGTGAGATGAGCTTGTGGAGACGCCGGCGAACCAGGGACAAGTGGGCAGAGCTCGCTGTCACTGTCACATCACAAAATCACCGCCCGAGTGTGAAGATCCTTGATAGAAGAACCAAGACCGTCAAATTCAACAGTGATAGGATTTTGACGAGTTAAAGCACGAACAAAAATAAGTTTTTTAATGAGATCGGGAGTAATAGAAATATCACAAAGATGAATAGGAAAAGAGGTGGTGCTAAGGGACGCATCGCCGATGTGTGTGATGGGCAGGCCAGCACCGTTACCGACGATGACACGAGTAGGAGAAGAAAAAAGAGTTGGATTGGAGAGGATACTGGGTGTGTTTGCGAGATGAGAAGAAGCCCCGGTGTTGAGGAACCAATCTTGGCCAGCGCTACCTCCCTAAAGAGAGAGGTTATGCAGGGCTGCATGAAGTGGCGCCTGATCCCATGGCTGCATTGGCGTTGGAGGAGGAGGGTAGTAGCAAGGGTAGATCATACCAGAAGGCGCCATGGCCTGGTGCATCATGCCAGGAGGAGCGATGTCGGTGGGTGTGGTCCGAGGATGCCCGAGCTGGGAGCGCGCCAGGAGGGCGCCCACGCTTGAAACATCCCAGACACGTGATAGGCGCCCATGGGCCATGCAGAAGCTGAAGTGCTACTCGGGTGAGGCGCAGGTGCACCTGCGGTCTGGGTATTCTTCTTCTTGCGACCATGTCTGCCGTTGCCTGTAGGGGTGGCAGGGCGGAGAGTAGGGGCCGGCGCAGGGATGGGTAGCAGCTGAGCAGCACGAGGAGGAGCACCACCAGCAAAGAGAGCGGTGGGAGTCGTCGGCAGCTGCGTGTAGCGGGCGAGGCAACGTTCCTCCTGAAGCAAGGCCGAGCGAGCCTTGGCGAAGGTGAGGCCGACGGGATTGATGGTCAGCGCGGCGATGGAGTGGCCGAACTGACCgttgagcccgttgatgaaggcgaGGAGCATGTCTTGGTCGCTGACCGGAGCGCCGACGTCGCGAAGCGTGTCGGCGATGCACTTGAGGCGGCTGGAGTAAGCCATGATGGTAAGATCACCTTGCACAAGGGTGTGGAACTCGTGCTTGGCATAAATCGCCCGTTGAAGACGATTGTCAAGGAAGAGGTTGTTGAGGGCGTTCCATGCCCGCTCGGCCGTGTCCGCCGGCTGGATGTTGATGTCGAGGATGTCGTGAGAGATCGACGTGTACAACCAAGAGACAATACACTGGTCAATCAGCGTCACTCGACGTCATGGAGCATGAGCTGGGCGTCGACGGTGCCGTTGATGTGATCAACAAGCCCGAGCTTGCGGAAGGTGATGTTGAAGTGAGTCTGCCTGATGGTGAAGTTGGACTCCTCGAAATCAAGGATAGTGGGCACATGGGAATGGATGGAGAGGAGTTGGATCGCCACAGCCGAGGGACCGGAAGCACGAGGAGCGGAGTCGCCGAGGTCGGCGAAAGGATTGCCGCCGCCGTCGATTCTtgaggaggagcgcgacatggCGACAGGAAGGAGATAGCTGCAGAAGAAGCTAGGTTTAGAATCGATAGGTATCTGATACCATGTACTCCCTCTCTCAGTTTACAGGGCGTGCGCGTACCCCTAGGTCGTCAATTTGAGCaacctaatacaagtcatatattacaaaaaatataccaatataaacttcagatgttctattttcaaacgatataatttttgtgttatatagtttatattagggTGATAAAATTGGCAACCTAGGTATACGCGTAGGACTTGTAAATTGACTTGTTCTGAAAATAGAACATCTGAAGTTTATAttggtatattttttgtaatatatgacttgtattaggttggttaaagatcatggtgctactttgaagcacaagtgtggaaaaagaggatagcagaattttccctttttatttctttttcttttttcctttttttgggcctttcttttttatttgtcctttctctttttttgggacaatgctctattaatgatgatcatcacacttctatttatttacaactcgatactagaacaaaatatgactctatatgaatgcctcccgcGGTGTatcgggaagggcaatgaatgacatatatgataaattatgcatggtggctttgccacaaatactactACCTCTCTCTCGGTTTACAGGGCATGCGCGTATCCCTAGGTCGTCAATTTGTTCaacctaatacaagtcatatattacaaaaaatataccaatataaacttcagatgttctattttcaaacgatataatttttgtgttatatagtttatattagggTGATAAAATTGGCAACCTAGGTATATGCGCAGGACTTGTAAactgaaacggagggagtaatttaGGAGAGATCAACGTGATTGTATTTATCGGAGGTGTCGAGTATATATACAGAAATCCTAGCCAAGTCCTATCTCTATGCCACAGTTTAAACACTACAAGGAAATATGCATAGAAGGAAACCGGACTAGCTCTTGGGTAGGAAACCTATCAGAATACAATGCATGATATTATCTCTTCTTACAGAAAGCATCTATGTCATTGATGCCTGAAGCCCTACGAATTTTAAGAGATCTACCGAGTGAGTAAGACTAGGCATTTGCGTATCCAGATGACGTAGACTAGGCATCAATTGTAAGATATCCGTCGAAGGATGTAATATATACCTGGCTCCTTTTTGCTGCATGCAGAAAATAGCAACTCTACTGATCTTACATATTTTATGCCCTTGCAGAAAAGATAGCCGTTATAGCGAAAAAGATGCTGCAGTAGTTGTACGACAGATGCTCAAGGTTGCAGCTGAGTGCCATTTGCATGGTTTGGTTCACCGAGATATGAAACCTGAGGTATACTCCAAAAATGTGAGATGGAACCGGGCTGTCAAGATTAAGTGATCTTTCGAATTAATGCATCATATTGTGTTGCCAGAACTTCCTCTTCAAGTCATTAAAGGAGGGCTCCCCCCTCAAGGCTACAGATTTTGGCCTTTCAGACTTTATAACACCAGGTGCTTGCATATGTTGTAACAACTTGTTTCATAGTATTCATGCTTGACTTACTTTCCTGTACATATGAATCATATATATTGCTCCCGAGGTGGCATTTAAATTGATCTGTCTACTCACAGGGAAGCAGTTTCGTGACATTGTTGGAAGTGCCTACTATGTAGCACCAGAAGTGCTTAAGCGCAAGTCAGGGCCGGAATCCGATGTTTGGAGCATTGGTGTTATTACATATATTCTGTTGTGCGGAAGACGACCTTTCTGGGACAAAACTGAAGATGGAATCTTTAAAGAGGTAACTTTACCTAAACTATCATGAGAGAAGTCTACTTTTCAACCCTGAACTTACACGTTGGTTTAGGAATCAACCCTCAACTTCAAAACCGGTTATCCTACACCCTAAACTATTCAACCTGTGTGACGACCGGAAACCCTATGGAAGGGGATCGATCGCACAGGGAAGGAATCGGGGAGGAAACAGAGAAGTACTAGGTGAGAGCTAGACGAAGAGGGGATGAGAAGGTTCAGATCCAATTTCCATACATGCTTAACTCATGCCACGGTACAGCCTAAGTACCCCTCACGCGCACACGGCCGTTGGCCACACGCGGCCCTACAACACCCTGGGCTGGCCCACTCTCTTCTCATCCCCTTACACTAGTCCACCGATGATGTGTTCACATCGGGTGTGACAACCCGGTTAGGATTCAACCCCCCTGCCCCGTTTACCCGGCTTTGACCGCGTTAACTGCTGACTCCGCACCGCCACGGTGTTGATCCCTCCTTTATGTGGGACCCACCCaggaaataataataataaattgtTTCATTTTCCCGTCCAACTAACTCTTGGAAACCTCGTTTTATCGTGGGAAGTAATTTGGATCAGCCGACCGGCCACAACTCCTGGCTGGTCGCATGCTTGCCCTCCGATTGTTGTGCGATTCATGCTCGACCACCACACGTTGGTGCCACGCGGCTGCTGGGGCCCATGCACCGCGCACACCGCTACCTTATCTCTTCACGCAGGGGCGGTCTCCTCCACCCGTTTCCTCTGCTTTTTCCTCACTTCTCTCCTTTCTCCAAGGGGACAGGAGCACTTCCTCGTTCTCCCTCCTCTTGCGTCCAGATTTGGGGGAGGGGTGACAACACCGTTCGCTGCAAGGGCGGAAACCGATGCTACAACTGCAGATGCGGCGACTAGCGTCTCTGGTGTTATGATGGCGTGATGGGCTGGACGTACGATGTTATGCAAGCGGTGGCGCCGTGGACGGAGGCACTGGCGACCGCATGAGTTGGATGTTGCAACCAGCGGCGCCGTGAGCTGGGACCAGCTGCTCCCGGAGTTGCAACCGGCGACACGGGAAGCTACGGCAGGGAGCGCTCCGGAGTCGAGAATGCCGCGACCGGCGTCAGTGGAAGCTAGGACCGGCTACGATGGATGCTGGGACCGGCAGTGGCGGATGCTATGAGCTTGCCACTAGAGATGCAACGGAAGACGTTGGATTCTGGGACGGGTGGTGGTGGATGTTGTGACGGGGAGACGACGACTGCAAGCAGTGACACTGTTAGGACCTGCAACGAGGCATGCTATGACCGGTGACAATAAAAGCTTCAGCCGGCAGTTCGAATAGCTGGGACAAGTGACTTGTCGGGCTAGCGGTGCCATTGGTACTTCAGGTGGGCGGCCGCGGGAAGCGCGCGTACGAGCCCACACTGGTACGAATTTGACAGTATGCTTTGTGTAACTTGCATGTCATATACTATCCCTTTAACATGTGGTCAAACTTAgtcttgaaaaacgcattaggccctatatagatagAGGGAGTATACGACATGAAACTGTAAATGGCCTTAAATTTGGAGCAAACTATTACGTTTTGTGCACCAACCAGTAGAACCAAAAGACCGAACTGATCAAGAAGGTTGGGTAATCCACATATACACCCCCCTCACGTGACTCGATAAGGTGTACACGTGGATAGAAAGATGGAAagcaaattttttatttttttcgtggCAAAGTGTAATAATTTAGTAATATCAAGATGATACCATTTACACCCGGCCTCTGCAACAACATAATATCACGACCTAGTCAAGACATTGAGGATGCACACAAACAACAACACCACATAAACATAAACATAATATCATAGACCTAGTCAAGACATTGAGGATGGGATGCACACAACCCGAAAGatgtcccaaacaagttggggtaagctagaggtgaaacccataagatctcgcaaccaactgatgattctggcacatggatagcaagcttccacgcaccccctGTCCATGGCTAGTTCTCTGGTGATACTCCAGTCTTTCAGATCCCTCTTTAcagactcctcccatgtcaagtTCGGTCTACCCTGACCTCTCTTGACATTATCGGCACATTTTAGCCGTCTGCCATGCACTGGTGCTTCTGGAGgtctgcgctgaatatgcccaaaccatctcagacgatgttggacaagcttctcttcaaccGGTGCTACCCCAACTTTATCTTGTATATCATCGTTCCGGACTCGGTCCTTCCttgtgtggccacacatccatctcaacatgcgcatctccgccacacctaactgttgaacatgtcgccttttagtcggccaacacttagcgccatacaacattgcgggtcgaaccgccgtcctatagaacttgccttttagcttttgtggcactcttaTAGAGAATGCCataagcttggcgccacttcatccatccggctttgattcgatgaTGCACATCTTCATTGATATCCCCATCGTTCTGCAGTATAGACCCCAAATATCTAAAGGTGCCCTTCTGAGGCACCACCTGCCCATCCAGGCTAACCTCCTCGTGCCTAGTAGTATTGAAACCGCATctcatgtactccctccgtcccaaaattcttgtcttagatttgtctagatacagatgtatctaacactaaaacgtaactagatacatccgtatttagacaaatctaagacaagaattttgggacggagggagtacttggttttagttctactaagtcTAAAGCCTTTGGATTCCAAGGTTTGTCTTCATAGCTCTAACTTCCTATTGACCCCGTCCGACTATCATCAGCTAGCACCgcatcatccgcaaagagcatacaccatgggatatctccttgtatatcctttgtgacctcatccatcaccagagcgaaaagataagggctcaaagctgaccctGGTGCAGTCCTATTTTAATCGGGAAATCATCAGTGTCGCCATCACTTGTTtgaacacttgtcacaacattatcatacatgtccttgatgagggtaatgtactttgctaggactttgtgtttctccaaggcccaccacatgacattccgcgATATCTTATCTTAGGTCTTCTcaaagtcaatgaacaccatatgcaggTCCGTTTGCTCCTTGTATCTCTCCATGAattgtcgtaccaagaaaatggcttccatggtcgacctcccaggcatgaaaccaaatTGATTTTTGGTCACGCTCGTAATACTTCTTAAGTGGTGCTCAATGACTCTCCCACAACTTCATTAtatggctcatcagcttaattccatgataattagtacaactctgaacatcccccttgttcttgaagattggtactaatatactccgtctccattcttctggcatcttgtttgcccgaaaaatgaggttgaaaagcttaGTTAGCCATACTATAGCTATGTCTCCGAGGCCTCTCCACACCTTaatggggatacaatcagggcccatcgccttgcctcctttcatcctttttaaagcctccttgACTTCCAACTCCTGGATTCGCCGCACAAAGCGCCTATTGGTATCATCAAAGGAGTCATCCAGTTTAATGGTAGAGCTCTCATTCTCCTCATTGAACAGCTTGTCgaagtactcccgccatctatgcttaatctcctcgtccttcacTAGGAGTTGGTCTgctccgtccttgatgcatttg of the Triticum urartu cultivar G1812 unplaced genomic scaffold, Tu2.1 TuUngrouped_contig_8862, whole genome shotgun sequence genome contains:
- the LOC125532035 gene encoding calcium-dependent protein kinase 18-like; the encoded protein is MLNAAYSNGGFPSAPVPDTKLAERLCEGGELLDHILAKKDSRYSEKDAAVVVRQMLKVAAECHLHGLVHRDMKPENFLFKSLKEGSPLKATDFGLSDFITPGKQFRDIVGSAYYVAPEVLKRKSGPESDVWSIGVITYILLCGRRPFWDKTEDGIFKEVTLPKLS